The following is a genomic window from Amycolatopsis acidiphila.
GGTTTCGGCGACCGGGGTGGGCAGTCGTGACGTGTCCGCCATGTTCTGACTCCCTCGCGACGTGCTGTCGCGCCCGGGCTACCCCGGTTCATTGAGCGCTACACCTGCTCAGAGCGAGAACTTCTTCTCGTACCAGTGATCGGCGTACAACCGCTCCCCGTAGGGCGCCACCTCCCGGTACCCGTGCCGGGCGTACAGCCCCCTCGCCTCCACAAGATCACTTCTGGTGTCCAGCCGCATCACTTGTGCACCGGTTCGCAGGGCCGCGGCTTCCGCTGTCAGCAGAAGCCGCGAACCCCACCCGCGCCCGCGCGCGGCCGCCTTCACGTACATGCGCGTCAGCTCCGTGGTGTGGGCGTCGACGATCTTGACCCCGACGCAGCCGACCACCTCGCTGCCGTCGCGCGCGACGAAGAACAGGCCCGTCGGCGGGTCGAGGTGGTCGCTGGGCTCGTCCGCCAGCGCGCGGTCGATCTCCTCCGCCGTGGCCTGCCTGCCGTAGTACCGGCTGGCGACGTCGTCGATGTAGTCGCGCAACACGGCCACGGCGTCGGGATGACCGACGGCAAGCTGCGCGATGCTCACCCGCGGAGCACGAAGTTGAGGGCGATGGCGGAGAAGACGACCTCGTCGTCCTGGTTGCGCACCTCGATGAGGCTGCGCACGAGACCGCGGTCGGGCTTCGACTTCGACGGCCGCGCCTCCAGCACCTGGACCCGGATGCGCAGCTCGTCGCCGGGCCGCACGGGCTTGCGCCAGCGCAGCTCGTCGATCCCGGGACTGCCGAGGCTGGAGACCGGGGACAGGTAGTTCTCCGTCAGCAGCCGCATCATCAGCCCGGCGGTGTGCCAGCCGCTCGCGATGAGGCCGCCGAAGTGGCTCTGCGCGGCGGCTGTCGGATCCACGTGAAAGGGCTGCGGGTCGTACTTGGTGGCGAACTCGATGATCTCGGCCTCGGTCACCTTGACGCTGCCGAACTCCTGGGTCGACCCCGGCACGTAGTCCTCGAAATAGCGGTCGGTCATGGTGGACAGCTTCGCACGCGTGTCATCCACATACTCCCGGTATGGTGAGGGCCATGGCAGAGCAGCGCGGCTTCGACCTGGTCCTGTTCGGCGCGACCGGCTTCACCGGCGGCCTGACCGCCGAGTACCTCGCGCGGCACCTGCCCGAGGGCGGCCGCTGGGCGCTCGCGGGACGCAACCCCGAGAAGCTGGCGGCCATGCGCGATCGCCTCGGCCCGAGGTGGGCCGAGCTGCCGCTGCTGCACGCCGACGTCACCGATCCCAAGTCGCTCGAGGAGGTCGCGGCGTCGGCCAAGGTCGTCATCACGACCGTCGGCCCGTACCTCCTGCACGGCGAGCCGCTGGTCGCGGCGTGCGCCAAGGCCGGCACCGACTACGTGGACCTCACCGGCGAGCCGGAGTTCTTCGACCGGACCTACGTCCGCCATCACCGGACGGCCGAGCGGACCGGCGCGCGCATCGTGCACGCCTGCGGGTTCGACTCGGTCCCGCACGACCTGGGCGTCTTCTACACGGTCAAGCAACTGCCGGCGGGCGTTCCGCTGCGGATCTCCGGCCAGGTGCGCACCGGCGCGACCTTCTCCGGCGGCACCTACGCCTCGGCGCTGACGGTCTTTTCGCGGCTGCTGCCGATGGTGCGGGCGGCCCGCGAGCGGGCCCGGGCGGAGCCGAAGCCCGCCGGGCGGCGGGTGCGCGCCGAGACCGGGAAGCCGCACCGCGACCCCGGCACCGGCCGCTGGCTGGCGCCGCTGACCACGATCGACCCGCAGGTCGTCGCGTTGTCGGGACGACTGCTGGAGTCCTACGGGCCCGACTTCGGCTACAGCCACTACGTCTCGTTCAAGCGCCTGCCCACGGTGGCCGGCGCGGCCGCGGGAATGGGGGCGCTGGCGGTGCTCGCCCAGATCCCGCCGGTGCGCAGGGCGTTGTCGAACCTGCAGAAGCCGGGGTCCGGGCCGAGCGAGGAGCGGCGCGCCCGGTCGTGGTTCAAGGTGCGCTTCGTCGGCGAAGGCGGCGGGAAACGCGTGGTGACCGAGGTCGCGGGCGGCGATCCCGGCTACGACGAGACGGCCAAGATGCTCGCGGAGTCGGCGATGTGCCTGGCCTTCGACGACCTGCCGCCGACCGCGGGCCAGGTCACGACGGCCGCCGCGATGGGCGACGCACTGCTGGCCCGGCTGGTGGACGCGGGCCTGATGTTCCGGGTGGTGCTCTGAGCCGTCAGCGACGGGGCAGGCGGTGCAGCTCGACGTCGGTGAGGCGGCCCTGGTCGATGCCCGCCGTGAGGTAGGTGCAGTACGGCTGCCGGCGGCGGTCGGTGGGCGAACCGGGGTTGAGCAGCCGCATCCCGTTGTCCGCCACGGTGTCCCACGGGATGTGGCTGTGGCCGAACACCAGCACGTCGGTGTCCGGGAACGCGGCGGCGCACCGCTGCTCCCGCCCCTTCGCCGCGCCGGTCTCGTGCACGACCGCCAGGCGCAGCCCGTCCAGCTCGGCGCGGGCGACCTCGGGCAGCCGGGCCCGCAGCCCGGGGCCGTCGTTGTTGCCGTACACGCCGATCAGCCGGCGACTGCGGGCCTCGAGCTCGTCGAGCAGGCCGACCTCCACCCAGTCACCCGCGTGGATCACGAGATCGGCATCGGCGATGACCGGCCAGAGGAGTTCGGGCAGCCCGCGTGCGCGCTTGGGCACATGGGTGTCCGCGAGGATGACGAGCCGCATGCCCCAGCTGTACACACCCCCCGTCCGTGGCGCCACCGGTCGCCCGTAACCTTTCTCCCTGTTGTCCGGATTCCGCCCGTCTCTGGGAGAGTGACCCTTTGCCGCAGGAACCCGTGTGGCCCACCACCGACGCCGAGAAGACCGACATCCTCGAACCGGTCACCGACGTCATCCCCCCGGTTCAGCCGAAGCGTCCGCGCCGGGCGTTGCGCCGCGCCGGCATCGTCGCGGGCTCGGTGCTGGGCGTGTTCGTCGCGTTGTACGCGGTGGACCTGCTGGTGAGCCAGGGCAACGTGCCGCGCGGCGTGACCGTTGCGGGAGTGGACGTCGGCGGGCTGAAGCGCGCGGAGGCCGAGGAGCGGCTGCGGGACCAGATCGAGCCGCGGCTGGCGAAGCCGGTGGCCGTGCGAGCCGGTGCCGTGAACGCGACGATCGAGCCCGCCCGCGCCGGGCTGCGCCTCGACTGGGCGTCCACTTTGGACCAGGCAGGCACGCAGCCGGTCAACCCGTTCACCCGGTTCGCCTCGTTCTTCACCTCCCGCGAGGTCGGCGTGGCGACCCGGGCGGACAAGGCACAGCTTGTCAACACACTGGAGAACCTGCGCCCGCAGGTCGACCGCCACCCCGTCGAGGGCTCGATCCGGTTCGACGGCGCGACGCCGGTCCCCGTCGAACCCGAGCAGGGGCAGCAGCTGCGGGTCGACGATGCGGCGATCGCCGTGCTGACGGACTGGGCATCCGGACGCCCGGTGACGCTGCCCGTGCAGCAGACGCCGGTGGCCGTGTCGGCGGAAGCGGTCCAGACCGCGCTCGCCCAGCTGGCACAGCCCGCGGTGTCGGGACCGGTGCTGATCCACGGCGACGGCGCGGACGCGACCGTGCAGCCGGCCGCGATCGCGGCGGCGCTGCGGTTCGAGCCCGCCGAGGGCGGCACGCTCGCGATGAAGGTGGACAACGGGAAGATCGCCGAGGCGGCGGGGCCGCAGCTGAAGTCCACCGAGAAGCAGGGCAAGGACGCGCAGATCGTGTTCACCGGCGGTCGTCCGACGGTGGAGGAGTCCGTCGACGGCCGGGGCGTGGACTGGAACCCGACGCTCGAACCGTTGCCGGAGCTGCTCAAGCGGGCCGGCGAGCGCGAGCTGACGGCGAAGTACGTCGACACACCCGCGAAGGTCACCACCGAGCAGGCCAAGCAGCTGGGCATCAAGGAGGTGATCGGCGAGTTCTCGACCGGCGGGTTCGCCGCGGACTCAGGGATCAACATCCGGACGGTCGCGCAGAAGGTCGACGGAGCCATCGTCAAGCCCGGGGAAACGTTCAGCCTCAACGGTTTCACGGGTCCGCGCGGCAAGGCGCAGGGGTACGTCGAGGCCGGGGTGATCGAGAACGGGGCGCCCGGGCGCGAGGTGGGCGGCGGCATCTCGCAGTTCGCGACGACGCTGTACAACGCGTCGTACTTCGCCGGGCTGAAGGACGCCGGGCACCGCGAGCACAGCTACTACATCAGCCGCTACCCCGCCGCGCGCGAGGCGACGGTGTTCCAGAACCCGGACGGTTCGAGCGTCATCGACCTGAAGTTCACCAACGACGCGGGCACCGGCGTTGCCATCCAGACGATCTGGACGCCGTCGTCGATCACGGTGAAGTTGTGGGGCACCAAGCGGTACAACGTCGAGTCGGTGCCGGGCGAGCGGGGGAACTTCGTCGATCCGGCGCCGAAGCCGGGCCCGGCGGAGAACTGCCACGCGTCGAACGGCGCGCCGGGGTTCACCACGTCGGACACGCGGATCCTGCGCGACGCCTCGACCGGTCAGATCGTGCGCACCGACAAGCGCACGGTGCACTACAACCCGCAGCCGAAGATCATTTGCGGCGGCTGACCTCGAGCCTCGCGGCGACGCCGTCGAGACAGCGTTCGACCGAGTAGTCGAAGACATCGGCGAAGTAGGTCTCGCGGCGCACGGGGTCGGTGGCCATGGCGTGGATGTACCCGCTGAGTGCGGCGAGGCCGGGCATCGTCCGGTCGTCGCGGTGCTGGCTCCAGATGGCGAGGGTGCGTGCGCGGGCGTTGCCCTGGCTGAGCTGCTCGTCCTCGACGGAGATCAGGCCGCAGATGACGTTCGACAGGAACAGGTAGACCTCGGGGCTCTCGTCGCCGAAACCGGCGTTCTGCAGGATCCGCACGCCCCGGTCGATCGAAGGGGCGGCGGCCCAGACGGTGAGCCCGTGCACGGAGATCCGGCGGGCGACGCCCGGGTAGCGGGTCAGGACGGTGCGCAGCTCGGTGGCGAGGCGGCGGAACCAGTCGCGCCACAGCAGGTCCTCCGGAGGCAGCGGGAACATGCCGATGACCCGGTCGACGACGGCGCTCACCACGGCCTCGCGGTCGCCGACGTGGTGGTAGACGACGGCGGGATAGGCCTGCACGGCCCCGGCGAGCTGGCGCAGGGTCCAGTTCTCGAGGCCGTGATGGGCGGTCAGCTCCAGCGCGGCGGCCACGATCCCGTCCGGCGTGACGGCGGGCAGCCCCGCCGCGTCCCGCGAACGGGGCCGGCCGGGTACCGCAGGAGAGTTCGCCATGGCGCTCACCCTAGCTGGCGGGGGTGGCGTTACTGGCAGGCTGCCAGTTTCTGTGGGTAGCAGGTGGGCGCGGGTGTGCCGGCCGGGTTGCGAGGACCGAGCGGGGCGGGTGTGACGTGTGAAACCAGGTTGGCGGCGGGCCCTCCGGCGTGGAAGGCTGGGGAGCGTCGTCCGTAGCTAGGAGGCTCTCATGTCCGACCCCACGCCTTCGTCCGAGAATCCGGAGGACGACCTGAAGCGCAAGTTCCGGGAAGCGCTGGAACGCAAGCAGGCGCACACCCGCGCGGGCAACCAGTCCGACAGCGGCGGTGGCCGGAACCAGCACGCCCAGGGGCCCGCCGGCGGGAAGCGCACCTTCCGGCGCAAGTCCGGCTGACGCAGCCGGGTTTCGTGACCGGGGCAAGGGCCGTTCATCGCATACGCATGCGTGAACGGCCCTTGCCCCGTTTCCGTCAAAGCCGAGGCGTCAGGATCGTCTGCAGGCGGCCTACTTCCGACATGCGTCGCTCGGCAAGGCGGTCCGCGGCTGTCGCCGGCGGTACGCCTTCGGCTTCCGCCAACGCGAATACCGCCTTCGTCGTCTCGAAGATCGCCGTCGCCCTGCGCTTCGCGCGGGCGAAGTCGAAGCCGTGCAGTTCGTCGCTCACCTGGATGACCCCGCCGGCGTTCACGAGGTAGTCGGGCGCGTACAGGATCCCGCGATCCTCCAGCTGCTTCTCGATGTCCGGCGCCGCCAGCTGGTTGTTCGCCGCACCGCAGACGATCTCCGCCCGCAGCACCGGGACCGTCCGGTCGTTCAACGCCCCGCCCAGCGCGCACGGCGCGTACACGTCCAACGCCGAGCCGACCAGCTCGTCGGCGTCCGCGGCGACCTCGACCCCCGGGTGCGCCACCGTCACGCGCTCGATCGCCGCCGGGGACACATCGCTGATCACGACCTGCGCCCCCGCCTCGACGAGATGCCCGACGAGGATGTGCCCGACCTTCCCGACCCCGGACACGCCCACCCGGCGGCCCGCCAGCTCCGCCGAACCCCAGCGGTGCGACGCACACGCGCGCATGCCTTGGAACACCCCGAAAGCCGTCAGCACCGACGAGTCCCCAGCCCCGCCGTCATCCGGCGACCGGCCGGTCACGAACCGGGTCTCGCGCGCCACGACGTCCATGTCCGCCACATACGTGCCCACGTCGCACGCCGTGATGTAGCGCCCGGCCAGCGACTGCACGAAGCGCCCGTACGCCCGCAGCAACGCCTCGCTCTTGACCGTCGCGGGGTCGCCGATGATCACGGCCTTGCCACCGCCGAGGTCGAGCCCGGCGAGCGCGTTCTTGTAGGCCATCCCCTTCGACAGCGCCAGCACGTCGGCGACGGCGGCGTCCTCGGACTCGTAGGGGTAGAACCTGGTACCGCCGAGCGCGGGGCCCAGCGCGGTGGAGTAGACCGCGATGATCGCCTTCAGGCCGGTCGCCCGGTCCTGGCAGAACACGACCTGTTCATGGCCGCTCTCGCGGCCGAATATCCCGTCGGTCACGGTTGGGAACTCCTCATCAAGGGTGGGCGGCCGCTCGTGGCGCCGGCCCGGTTCGGTTGTGGTGAGCGCGGAAGGTCGTTCCCGCCCATCCAGCAACCTAGCGCCCCGGAAAGCCACCGACTAGAGATCGCGCCGGATCGCCCACAGCTCGGGGAACACCGGCCGGAACAGGGTGCGGCGCAGGTACTCCGACCCCGGGGAGCCGCCGGTCCCGCCCTTGTCGCCGATCGTGCGCTCGACCATCTTCACGTGCCGGTAGCGCCACTCCTGCATGCCTTCGTCGAGGTCGACCAGGTGCTCGGCGACCAGCGCGGCCCCCTCGTCGTCGGCGTACACGCGCCGCAGGTCGCCGTCATACCCCTGAGTCTTCAGGTACCCCAGGAACGACTCCCACAACGACGGCCGCGACATCGCATCGATGATCCGCCGCCGCCCCGGGCTGTCCTGCTGGTAGTGCTCGAAGGCGCCCTCGTCCCGCCGCCCGAGCACCGCCTCCAGCTCCCGGAACTGGGCGGACTGGAAGCCGCTGGCGGCGTCGAGCCGGGTGCGGAAGCTCGTGAACTGGCTGGGCGTCATCGTCTCCAGTACGTCGATCTGCGCGACGACCACCTTGAGCACGGTCAGGATCCGCCGCAGGGTGCGCACCGCCCGCGCGGTGTCGCCGTCCTCGAGCCGTTCCTGCAGGTACGCCAGCTCGTGCAGCAGCTGCTTGAACCACAGTTCGTACACCTGGTGGATGACGATGAACAGCATCTCGTCGTGCTCGTCGGAGCGTGGGCGCTGCGCGTCGAGGATCTCGTCGAGCGCGAGGTACGAGGTATAGGTGAGTGAGGCGTCGTGAGCCATGGGGTCAGGTTAGAGCCGGGGCGAGGCCCAGGCTTCACGAACAGGTGAAGGAGCTGGCTTCGAACGGGCGGACGAATTAACTTCGGCTCGACGGAGACCGAGTCGATCATTATAGCTATCAGGCCCGCCCGTTTTTACCCTTTCGGGTGATTTACCGTTTTCCCTACCATCTGCGGAAAACAGACTTATCTGTCGTCTGCGGTTTTTTCCTTCCCCTGGCCGGTTTTCGCATCTAATCTCTGCGCAGTTCCGCCTTTCACGTCAAGAGGGGAAGTCCCCAGTGCGAAGAGCCCTGACCCTGTTCGTTTCGCTCGCCCTCGCGGGTGGCGTGGCCGCCGCGGTGCCCGCCACGGCCTCCGCGCAGGGACGTGCGGTGATCCCGCTGTCCCACCCGCGCTGGGCCACGCCCCAGACGAAGGTCGCCGACGCCGCACCGTCGTCGAAGCTGAATTTCCGCGTGTACCTGTCGATGCGCGACCAGGCCGCGGCCGAGGCGACCGCGCAGTCGGTGAGCGACCCGTCGAGCAAGACCTACCGCCAGTACCTCGACCCCAACCAGGTCGTCGACCGCTTCGCCGCGAACGACGCCACCGTGAAGTCGGTGCGCGACTGGCTCGCCGGCAGCGGGTTCGCGATCGGTGACGTGCCGTCGAACAAGGCGTACGTCGAGGCGACCGGCACCGCCGACCAGGTGGAGAAGGCGTTCGCCGTCGACCTCGCCAAGTACGAGGTCGACGGCCAGGTCCTGCGGGCCGCGGACAAGGAGCTCTCCGTCCCCGCCGCGCTGGGGAACCAGGTGCTCGGCGTCGTGGGCGTCGACCAGGCCTCCCAGCTGCTCAAGCCCGAGCACACCGACGGCACCCCGAGCGACGTGCCGCCGTCGGCGGGCTTCCGCAACGCCCCGCCGTGCAGCGACTACTACGGCCAGAAGACCGACACCACCGACCCGGCCTACGCGGGCAAGAACCTGCCGTACGCGCCGTGTGGCTACAAGCCCGGCCAGCTGCGGTCGGCCTACGGCGTCGACAAGGCCGGCTCGGACGGCGCCGGCACCACGGTCGCGATCGTGGACGCCTTCGCCTCGCCGACGCTGTACTCGGACGCCTCCGAGTACGCCCGGCGCAACGACCCGGCGCACCCGCTGTCGCAGTCGCAGTTCTCGGAGAAGGTCTTCCCGACCAACCCGGACATGGAGCCGCCGGACCAGTGTGACGCCGCCGGCTGGTACGGCGAGCAGACGCTGGACGTCGAGGCCGTGCACGCGATGGCCCCGGGCGCCAAGATCCTCTACGTCGGCAGCGCCGACTGCCAGGACCAGTCGCTGGACGAGGCGCTGAACTGGATCGTCGCCGGTCACCACGCCGACATCATCAGCAACTCCTACGGCGACACGGGCGAGGACATCCCCGCCTCCGAGGTCAAGGTCTGGAACCAGATCGCGATCCAGGCCGCGCTGGAGGGCATCGGCGTCTACTTCTCCTCCGGTGACAACGGGGACGAGGTCGCCCGCCTGGGCCACCCGGCCGCCGACTTCCCCGCCTCCGGCTCGTGGGTGACCGCCGTCGGCGGCACCAGCCTCGCGGTCGGCAACGACGGCAAGAGGCTGTTCGAGACCGGCTGGGAGACCGGCAAGAGCACGCTGACCAACGGTGCGTACGTGCCCGGCCCGCCCGGGGCGTACACCAGCGGCTCCGGCGGTGGCACCAGCGTGTTGTTCGACCAGCCCTTCTACCAGAAGGGGATCGTGCCGGACGCGCTGTCCACGCAGAACCAGCACGGCAACCACAAGGGCCGCGTCGTGCCCGACATCTCGACGGTCGGTGACCCCAACACCGGCTTCCTCGTCGGCCAGACGCAGACCTTCCCGGACGGCGTGTACTACGACCAGTACCGCCTCGGCGGCACGAGCCTCTCGTCGCCGGTGCTCGCCGGGATCATGGCCGTGTCGGACAGCCTGTCGCACTTCCACCACGGGTTCGTCAACCCGCTGGCATACCAGGTCGCCTCGCACACCCCGGCGATCTCCGACGTCAAGCACGTCGACGCCGCGGTGGAACGGGTCGACTACGCCAACTCGGTGGACGCGACGGACGGGCTGATCACGTCGGCCCGGACGCTCGACTACCCGAACCTGACGATCCACACCACGGGTGGCTACGACAACGTCACCGGCCTCGGCTCGCCGAACGGCCTGGCGTTCCTGCTGCTGCCTTGACGCACCACTGAAAAGAGCCGGTCTCCCACCCGGGAGGCCGGCTCTTTTCAGTGTCACCAGGCGACGGGCATCGTGCGCGGGCCGCGTACGAGCATCTCCGTCTTCCACACCGGGTCCCCGGCCAGGCGCAGCGACGGCAGCCGGGTGACCAGCGCGCGCAGGGCTTCCTGCAGCTCCACCCTGGCCAGCGGCGCGCCGAGGCAGTGGTGGACGCCGTGCCCGAAGCCGAGGTGCTGGTTCTCCTCCCGGTCGAAACGCAGCTCCTCGGGCGCCCCGAAACGCAGGCCGTCGCGGTTCGCCGCGCCGACGGCCACCAGCACCGGCTCGCCCTGCTTCACCAGCACGCCGCCGACCTCGACGTCTTCCGCGGCGTAGCGCGGGAAGCTCGCGCCCGCGCCCAGCGGGACGAACCGCAGCAGCTCCTCGACCGCCGGCTTGACCAGCTCCGGGTCCGCGCACAGCTGCTTCCACTGCTCGGGCCGCTCCTGCAGGACGTAGACGAAGTTGGGGATCTGGCTCGCGGTCGTCTCGTGCCCGGCGATGAGGATGCCGCGGCACAGGTCGACCATCTCCAGCTCGGTCAGCCGGTCCTGCTCGTCGCGGGCGGCGATGAGGTCGGTCATCAGGTCGTCGGCGGGTTCCGCCCGCCGCTGCGCGATCAGCCCGCGCATGTAGTCGCGCAGCTCCTCCTGGTTCCTGGTGAACTCCTCGGCGGTGAGCCCGCTGGTCGACAACGCGGCGTCGCTCCACACCCGGAAACGCGGGCGGTCATCGACGGGCACGCCGAGCAGTTCGCAGATGACGGCGACGGGGATCGGCAGCGCGTAGTTCTCGACGAGGTCCACCGGGGCTCCCAGGGCGACGAGCTCGTCGAGGTAGCGCTCGGACAGCTCGCGCACGCGCGGGCGCAGCTGTTCGACCCGGCGGATCGTGAAGGCCTTCGCCACCAGGCGCCGCAGGCGGGTGTGGTCGGGCGGGTCCATCTGCAGGATGCCGCCGGGACGCACGCCGGGCGACAGTCTCGGGGCGTCCCGCTCGGCGGCCATCGCGCGGCTGAACCGCTTGTCCCCCAGGACGAAGCGGGCGTCGGCGTAACGGGTGGCCAGCCAGGCGGGCTCGCCGTAGGGCAGCTGCACGCGGATCATGCCGTCCGCGTCCCGCGCTGCCGCGTAGGCATCGTTCAGGTCGAGGCCGGCGGCCTCGTTGAAGGGATAGGCAACGGTCACTTCGCGTGTATATCGCCTCGACGCAGCGTGGGGAACCGCTATCCGGAGGACCGTCGCCTACCGAGCGGAACCCTCCGGCTCTCGCACGTCGCCGGTGGGGCGCCTGAGGGCCTGGGCGACCAGCTCGGCAAGGTGGACGGCCGTGCGGTCGGACTCCTGCGCGATCTGTGTGCGGCAGCTGAAGCCGTCCGAAATGACGACCGTGTCCGGGTCCGCTTCGCGGATCGCGGGCAGCATCCTGTCCTCGGC
Proteins encoded in this region:
- a CDS encoding DUF5302 domain-containing protein, with the translated sequence MSDPTPSSENPEDDLKRKFREALERKQAHTRAGNQSDSGGGRNQHAQGPAGGKRTFRRKSG
- a CDS encoding GNAT family N-acetyltransferase; the protein is MSIAQLAVGHPDAVAVLRDYIDDVASRYYGRQATAEEIDRALADEPSDHLDPPTGLFFVARDGSEVVGCVGVKIVDAHTTELTRMYVKAAARGRGWGSRLLLTAEAAALRTGAQVMRLDTRSDLVEARGLYARHGYREVAPYGERLYADHWYEKKFSL
- a CDS encoding MaoC family dehydratase — protein: MTDRYFEDYVPGSTQEFGSVKVTEAEIIEFATKYDPQPFHVDPTAAAQSHFGGLIASGWHTAGLMMRLLTENYLSPVSSLGSPGIDELRWRKPVRPGDELRIRVQVLEARPSKSKPDRGLVRSLIEVRNQDDEVVFSAIALNFVLRG
- a CDS encoding tryptophan 2,3-dioxygenase, whose protein sequence is MAHDASLTYTSYLALDEILDAQRPRSDEHDEMLFIVIHQVYELWFKQLLHELAYLQERLEDGDTARAVRTLRRILTVLKVVVAQIDVLETMTPSQFTSFRTRLDAASGFQSAQFRELEAVLGRRDEGAFEHYQQDSPGRRRIIDAMSRPSLWESFLGYLKTQGYDGDLRRVYADDEGAALVAEHLVDLDEGMQEWRYRHVKMVERTIGDKGGTGGSPGSEYLRRTLFRPVFPELWAIRRDL
- a CDS encoding cytochrome P450, whose translation is MTVAYPFNEAAGLDLNDAYAAARDADGMIRVQLPYGEPAWLATRYADARFVLGDKRFSRAMAAERDAPRLSPGVRPGGILQMDPPDHTRLRRLVAKAFTIRRVEQLRPRVRELSERYLDELVALGAPVDLVENYALPIPVAVICELLGVPVDDRPRFRVWSDAALSTSGLTAEEFTRNQEELRDYMRGLIAQRRAEPADDLMTDLIAARDEQDRLTELEMVDLCRGILIAGHETTASQIPNFVYVLQERPEQWKQLCADPELVKPAVEELLRFVPLGAGASFPRYAAEDVEVGGVLVKQGEPVLVAVGAANRDGLRFGAPEELRFDREENQHLGFGHGVHHCLGAPLARVELQEALRALVTRLPSLRLAGDPVWKTEMLVRGPRTMPVAW
- a CDS encoding metallophosphoesterase family protein produces the protein MRLVILADTHVPKRARGLPELLWPVIADADLVIHAGDWVEVGLLDELEARSRRLIGVYGNNDGPGLRARLPEVARAELDGLRLAVVHETGAAKGREQRCAAAFPDTDVLVFGHSHIPWDTVADNGMRLLNPGSPTDRRRQPYCTYLTAGIDQGRLTDVELHRLPRR
- a CDS encoding S53 family peptidase; translated protein: MRRALTLFVSLALAGGVAAAVPATASAQGRAVIPLSHPRWATPQTKVADAAPSSKLNFRVYLSMRDQAAAEATAQSVSDPSSKTYRQYLDPNQVVDRFAANDATVKSVRDWLAGSGFAIGDVPSNKAYVEATGTADQVEKAFAVDLAKYEVDGQVLRAADKELSVPAALGNQVLGVVGVDQASQLLKPEHTDGTPSDVPPSAGFRNAPPCSDYYGQKTDTTDPAYAGKNLPYAPCGYKPGQLRSAYGVDKAGSDGAGTTVAIVDAFASPTLYSDASEYARRNDPAHPLSQSQFSEKVFPTNPDMEPPDQCDAAGWYGEQTLDVEAVHAMAPGAKILYVGSADCQDQSLDEALNWIVAGHHADIISNSYGDTGEDIPASEVKVWNQIAIQAALEGIGVYFSSGDNGDEVARLGHPAADFPASGSWVTAVGGTSLAVGNDGKRLFETGWETGKSTLTNGAYVPGPPGAYTSGSGGGTSVLFDQPFYQKGIVPDALSTQNQHGNHKGRVVPDISTVGDPNTGFLVGQTQTFPDGVYYDQYRLGGTSLSSPVLAGIMAVSDSLSHFHHGFVNPLAYQVASHTPAISDVKHVDAAVERVDYANSVDATDGLITSARTLDYPNLTIHTTGGYDNVTGLGSPNGLAFLLLP
- a CDS encoding VanW family protein, with amino-acid sequence MPQEPVWPTTDAEKTDILEPVTDVIPPVQPKRPRRALRRAGIVAGSVLGVFVALYAVDLLVSQGNVPRGVTVAGVDVGGLKRAEAEERLRDQIEPRLAKPVAVRAGAVNATIEPARAGLRLDWASTLDQAGTQPVNPFTRFASFFTSREVGVATRADKAQLVNTLENLRPQVDRHPVEGSIRFDGATPVPVEPEQGQQLRVDDAAIAVLTDWASGRPVTLPVQQTPVAVSAEAVQTALAQLAQPAVSGPVLIHGDGADATVQPAAIAAALRFEPAEGGTLAMKVDNGKIAEAAGPQLKSTEKQGKDAQIVFTGGRPTVEESVDGRGVDWNPTLEPLPELLKRAGERELTAKYVDTPAKVTTEQAKQLGIKEVIGEFSTGGFAADSGINIRTVAQKVDGAIVKPGETFSLNGFTGPRGKAQGYVEAGVIENGAPGREVGGGISQFATTLYNASYFAGLKDAGHREHSYYISRYPAAREATVFQNPDGSSVIDLKFTNDAGTGVAIQTIWTPSSITVKLWGTKRYNVESVPGERGNFVDPAPKPGPAENCHASNGAPGFTTSDTRILRDASTGQIVRTDKRTVHYNPQPKIICGG
- a CDS encoding saccharopine dehydrogenase family protein; protein product: MAEQRGFDLVLFGATGFTGGLTAEYLARHLPEGGRWALAGRNPEKLAAMRDRLGPRWAELPLLHADVTDPKSLEEVAASAKVVITTVGPYLLHGEPLVAACAKAGTDYVDLTGEPEFFDRTYVRHHRTAERTGARIVHACGFDSVPHDLGVFYTVKQLPAGVPLRISGQVRTGATFSGGTYASALTVFSRLLPMVRAARERARAEPKPAGRRVRAETGKPHRDPGTGRWLAPLTTIDPQVVALSGRLLESYGPDFGYSHYVSFKRLPTVAGAAAGMGALAVLAQIPPVRRALSNLQKPGSGPSEERRARSWFKVRFVGEGGGKRVVTEVAGGDPGYDETAKMLAESAMCLAFDDLPPTAGQVTTAAAMGDALLARLVDAGLMFRVVL
- a CDS encoding Glu/Leu/Phe/Val family dehydrogenase codes for the protein MTDGIFGRESGHEQVVFCQDRATGLKAIIAVYSTALGPALGGTRFYPYESEDAAVADVLALSKGMAYKNALAGLDLGGGKAVIIGDPATVKSEALLRAYGRFVQSLAGRYITACDVGTYVADMDVVARETRFVTGRSPDDGGAGDSSVLTAFGVFQGMRACASHRWGSAELAGRRVGVSGVGKVGHILVGHLVEAGAQVVISDVSPAAIERVTVAHPGVEVAADADELVGSALDVYAPCALGGALNDRTVPVLRAEIVCGAANNQLAAPDIEKQLEDRGILYAPDYLVNAGGVIQVSDELHGFDFARAKRRATAIFETTKAVFALAEAEGVPPATAADRLAERRMSEVGRLQTILTPRL
- a CDS encoding TetR/AcrR family transcriptional regulator, whose protein sequence is MANSPAVPGRPRSRDAAGLPAVTPDGIVAAALELTAHHGLENWTLRQLAGAVQAYPAVVYHHVGDREAVVSAVVDRVIGMFPLPPEDLLWRDWFRRLATELRTVLTRYPGVARRISVHGLTVWAAAPSIDRGVRILQNAGFGDESPEVYLFLSNVICGLISVEDEQLSQGNARARTLAIWSQHRDDRTMPGLAALSGYIHAMATDPVRRETYFADVFDYSVERCLDGVAARLEVSRRK